From Streptomyces qinzhouensis, one genomic window encodes:
- a CDS encoding ABC transporter permease — translation MTVTPTPSPRAVWPDSSVLLQIRVLTARSLRSMATDPGVVLFGLLQPVVILFVLTQVFSKMGEPPHFPAGITYLDFVLSAVLVDNAVQSAVQSGVGLVDDLKNGVVARLRSLPIVPSSLLIARSLAGLVRGAVQAVVILLLAFGVLGYAPDGGAVDLAASVGLTLFMSWSLGWAFIAAGAWLRRAEPMQNLAVIAVLPLMFASSAYMPVEDLPGWLAAVAGVNPLTYAIDATRALALGIPGSDAIVPALVIGGVIAAVGGALAVLGFRRPVQ, via the coding sequence ATGACCGTCACTCCCACCCCTTCGCCGCGGGCCGTATGGCCGGACAGTTCGGTCCTCCTCCAGATCCGTGTGCTCACGGCGCGCTCGCTGCGCTCGATGGCGACGGACCCGGGCGTGGTGCTGTTCGGGCTGCTCCAGCCGGTGGTCATCCTGTTTGTGCTGACGCAGGTGTTCAGCAAGATGGGCGAACCGCCGCACTTCCCCGCCGGAATCACTTATCTCGACTTCGTGTTGTCGGCGGTGCTGGTCGACAACGCGGTGCAGTCGGCGGTCCAGTCGGGTGTCGGGCTCGTCGACGATCTGAAGAACGGGGTGGTGGCCCGGCTGCGGTCGCTGCCCATCGTGCCGTCCTCGCTGCTGATCGCCCGCAGCCTCGCCGGCCTGGTGCGCGGCGCGGTGCAGGCCGTGGTCATCCTGCTGCTGGCGTTCGGTGTGCTCGGGTACGCGCCGGACGGCGGGGCGGTCGATCTGGCGGCTTCGGTGGGGCTGACCCTGTTCATGAGCTGGTCGCTGGGCTGGGCGTTCATCGCGGCCGGGGCCTGGCTGCGGCGGGCCGAGCCGATGCAGAATCTGGCGGTGATCGCGGTCCTGCCGCTGATGTTCGCGTCGAGCGCCTATATGCCGGTCGAGGATCTGCCGGGGTGGCTGGCGGCGGTCGCCGGGGTCAATCCGCTCACGTACGCGATCGACGCGACCCGTGCGCTCGCGCTGGGCATCCCGGGCTCGGACGCGATCGTCCCGGCGCTGGTCATCGGGGGTGTGATCGCCGCCGTGGGCGGTGCCCTGGCGGTGCTCGGCTTCCGCCGGCCGGTGCAGTAG
- a CDS encoding ATP-binding cassette domain-containing protein: MKGLPTGPPETMIEARDLSKTFGTVRALDSVDLSVPRASVLGLLGHNGAGKTTLVGILTAALPPSSGTASVAGHDVTRRPREVRRRIGLTGQYASVDGQLSGRDNLVLIARLLGAGRRAARVRADELLELFGLGDVAGRRARAYSGGLRRRLDLAASLVGRPDVVFLDEPTTGLDPAARLGLWEIVEGLVAEGATVLLTTQYLEEADRLADSITVLSGGRVVASGTAAELKAAVGRRTVTVVLDPAADRECVLGALRRAALDPVVARPGGCFVIPIDASKEVATVIRALDQAGAEVAELSFGEPTLDDVYLALAGRASGSAVPSVPALSEGSAS, from the coding sequence ATGAAAGGGCTCCCGACCGGGCCTCCCGAGACCATGATCGAGGCACGGGATCTCAGTAAGACCTTCGGTACCGTGCGCGCGCTGGACTCGGTGGACCTCTCCGTCCCCCGGGCGTCCGTCCTCGGTCTGCTGGGACACAACGGCGCCGGTAAGACCACCCTGGTGGGCATCCTCACCGCCGCGCTCCCGCCCTCCTCCGGCACGGCGTCGGTCGCCGGCCACGATGTGACGCGCCGGCCGCGCGAGGTACGCCGGCGCATCGGGCTGACCGGGCAGTACGCCTCGGTGGACGGCCAGTTGAGCGGCCGGGACAATCTGGTGCTGATCGCCCGGCTGCTGGGCGCCGGCCGGCGCGCCGCCCGGGTGCGCGCCGATGAACTGCTGGAGCTCTTCGGGCTGGGGGACGTCGCCGGGCGCCGCGCCCGCGCGTACTCCGGCGGACTGCGGCGCCGGCTGGACCTCGCGGCGAGCCTGGTGGGCCGGCCGGATGTGGTCTTTCTGGACGAGCCGACCACGGGCCTGGACCCGGCGGCCCGGCTGGGCCTGTGGGAGATCGTCGAAGGCCTGGTCGCCGAGGGCGCCACCGTACTCCTCACCACCCAGTATCTGGAGGAGGCCGACCGGCTCGCGGATTCCATCACCGTACTGTCCGGCGGCCGGGTCGTCGCGAGCGGTACGGCGGCGGAGCTGAAGGCAGCCGTGGGCCGTCGCACCGTCACCGTCGTGCTGGACCCGGCGGCCGACCGGGAGTGCGTGCTCGGCGCGCTGCGCCGGGCCGCCCTGGACCCGGTGGTGGCCCGGCCGGGCGGCTGCTTCGTCATCCCGATCGACGCGTCGAAGGAGGTGGCGACGGTGATCCGGGCGCTGGACCAGGCGGGGGCCGAGGTGGCCGAGCTGTCCTTCGGCGAACCCACCCTCGACGACGTCTACCTCGCCCTGGCCGGCCGGGCATCCGGGTCCGCCGTACCCTCCGTTCCGGCTCTGTCCGAAGGATCCGCCTCATGA
- a CDS encoding type I polyketide synthase — translation MVSVHVDDYAAVPAAGPRGALRGLTLPAVFRAAARAEPEAVALSDGDRHRTWRQWAADVDALARGLQERGVGVGDVVAIQLPNCWEFETLHLAVAAIGAVMLPVHQGYGSADVLALMERVAPVAAVLSADSEYTADAQALDGLRAAVPSLRSVLVAGTGSGPADPGDPVHVDALLERWAGAAPEPAEVRPEMPFVLLPSSGTTSARPKICLHSHDGLMSNTAAVTEEAAASFDGAVLTACPLTHLFGLQSLHSALFARCRQVLLRGWDPDRFLELARATRPGVVFAVPAQLHDITARIAGSGAAAGFRPREVRTAGAAVPAALVTRVREVLGSPLVVVWGMSELGTGTCTSAADPAEAAARSVGRPTFGASVRIVREDGTECAAGEPGELYYRSPGMFRGYHGEPELTGAAVTADGWLRTGDRASVDDSGRVRFLGRSAELINVGGRKFDATEVQGLLADLPGLGPAAVIARPDRRLGEYPCLVVTGRAERAVTLETVTAFLLARGVADYKIPLELVVVGELPLTPAGKLHRRALEALPADQGLSAARPGGSVPGSYTAALELVRTCVTKALAPAAETAPIGAGDTFRGHGLDSVRSIRLRNLLAEATGLALPASLAFDFPTPDAVARRLRGDTAEDPVAFSPAASGDPVAVVGMACRLPGGVHGPEDLWALVADGRDAIGGFPDDRGWDLDRLFDEDPERPGTSYAREGGFLAGAGAFDAGFFGFSDREALAADPQQRLLLETAWEALEQAGIDPAALRGSHTGVFAGAMYHDYAPAASGGEGPDLEGLLALGTAGSALAGRISYALGLQGPALTVDTACSSSLAALHLAVRSLRSGESSLALAGGVTVMATPVSFTEFSRLQGLAPDGRCKSFADTADGAAWSEGVGLLVLERLSDARRHGRPVLALVRGSAMNQDGASNGMTAPHGPAQRRVIRQALADAGLDAAQVDAVEAHGTGTTLGDPIEAQALIGTYGADRDPARPLWLGSVKSNIGHAQAAAGVTGVIKTVLALRNELLPRTLHVKTPTSHVDWSAGTVRLLTEARPWPRESGRARRAGVSSFGISGTNAHVILEEAPPESAGVRPPDGTGPVAWVLSARSAPALRDQARRLAEYVESRPRLPVRDIAYALAVSRTVHPEHQACAVGSDSGELLDAVRALAEREPSPGAPVDGDPVYVFAGQGSQRSGMGRELARTQPVFAAALREVCDVLDPLLDRPLAEVMWAADGPDAALLDRTEYTQPALFAHGVALYRLFESWGVPPGRLVGHSVGEITAAYLAGVFSLADAARLVAARGRLMQRLPAGGAMLAVRLPEAEVGRWLEGLRGGPVAVAAVNGPVSVVLSGAARPLEELAEKLVAAGVRTKRLAVGHAFHSPLMDPMLDEFRTVVAGLSFAAPAVPVVSCLTGAPLTAAEAGDPDFWVRHVREPVRFHDAIGRLSADGAGAFLELGPRPVLAPVLEECLAPRPAPVAVVAAGGAAEERSVPAAVARLHLSGLPVAWRSVLPGAVAVPLPTYPFQHRVYWAAAGTSVAPLAPPRPELADRLGTLGASEQHAAVTRLVLEETGAVLGGRTPTAAETEVSFSDMGITSVGAVELRNRLRSVTGVRLPTTLVFDHPTPAAVVQLVRRELAGPLTGPAGRTVSCLVAELDALLSAGSELDPDTAARLETLVHGRGPLSPAGRSTATPFDPGTASDDDLFRHLDGADR, via the coding sequence ATGGTGTCCGTCCATGTCGATGACTACGCGGCCGTACCGGCCGCCGGGCCGCGCGGGGCACTGCGCGGCCTGACCCTGCCCGCCGTCTTCCGGGCCGCCGCGCGGGCGGAACCGGAGGCCGTGGCGCTGAGTGACGGGGACCGGCACCGGACCTGGCGGCAGTGGGCGGCGGATGTCGACGCGCTCGCCCGCGGCCTTCAGGAACGGGGCGTCGGTGTCGGTGACGTGGTCGCCATCCAGCTGCCGAACTGCTGGGAGTTCGAGACCCTGCACCTCGCCGTCGCGGCGATCGGCGCCGTCATGCTCCCCGTCCACCAGGGGTACGGCAGCGCCGATGTACTGGCGTTGATGGAACGGGTGGCGCCGGTGGCGGCGGTGCTGTCCGCGGACTCCGAATACACGGCGGACGCGCAAGCCCTCGACGGGTTGCGGGCGGCCGTGCCGTCGCTGCGGTCGGTCCTGGTGGCGGGCACCGGTTCCGGCCCGGCCGACCCGGGAGATCCGGTACATGTCGACGCGCTGCTGGAGCGGTGGGCGGGCGCCGCTCCGGAACCGGCCGAGGTGCGGCCGGAGATGCCCTTCGTACTGCTGCCGTCCTCCGGTACGACGTCCGCCCGGCCCAAGATCTGTCTGCACAGCCACGACGGGCTGATGTCGAACACGGCGGCCGTCACCGAGGAGGCGGCCGCCTCCTTCGACGGTGCGGTGCTCACCGCCTGCCCGCTCACCCACCTCTTCGGCCTCCAGTCCCTGCATTCGGCCCTCTTCGCCCGCTGTCGGCAGGTACTGCTGCGCGGCTGGGATCCGGACCGGTTTCTGGAGCTGGCCCGGGCGACGCGCCCCGGGGTGGTCTTCGCCGTGCCCGCCCAGCTCCACGACATCACCGCCCGGATCGCCGGCTCCGGGGCGGCGGCCGGATTCCGGCCGCGCGAGGTGCGGACGGCCGGCGCGGCCGTTCCCGCCGCACTGGTGACACGGGTACGCGAAGTCCTGGGCAGCCCGCTTGTCGTCGTGTGGGGCATGTCCGAACTGGGCACCGGCACCTGCACGTCCGCCGCCGACCCCGCCGAAGCGGCCGCTCGCAGCGTGGGCCGGCCGACCTTCGGGGCTAGTGTGCGCATCGTCCGTGAGGACGGCACCGAATGCGCGGCGGGGGAGCCGGGTGAGCTGTACTACCGCAGTCCCGGCATGTTCCGCGGCTACCACGGCGAACCGGAGCTGACCGGGGCGGCCGTCACCGCGGACGGCTGGCTGCGTACCGGGGACCGGGCCAGCGTGGACGACAGCGGCCGGGTCCGCTTCCTGGGCCGCTCGGCCGAGCTGATCAACGTCGGCGGCCGGAAGTTCGACGCGACCGAGGTCCAGGGGCTGCTGGCGGATCTGCCGGGCCTCGGCCCCGCGGCCGTGATCGCCCGCCCCGACCGGCGGCTGGGCGAATACCCGTGTCTGGTGGTCACCGGGCGCGCCGAACGCGCGGTCACGCTGGAGACGGTGACCGCGTTTCTGCTGGCGCGCGGTGTCGCCGACTACAAGATTCCGCTGGAGCTGGTGGTGGTCGGGGAGCTGCCCCTGACCCCGGCGGGCAAACTGCACCGACGGGCCCTGGAGGCCCTGCCGGCCGATCAGGGGCTTTCGGCGGCCCGGCCCGGCGGCTCCGTGCCCGGCTCGTACACGGCGGCCCTGGAGCTGGTCCGTACCTGTGTCACCAAGGCACTGGCGCCTGCCGCCGAAACCGCGCCCATCGGGGCCGGTGACACTTTCCGCGGTCATGGGCTGGACTCGGTCCGCAGTATCCGGCTGCGCAATCTGCTCGCCGAGGCGACGGGGCTCGCGCTGCCCGCCTCCCTCGCCTTCGACTTCCCCACGCCCGATGCCGTGGCCCGCCGGCTGCGGGGCGATACGGCCGAGGACCCGGTGGCGTTCTCCCCCGCCGCGTCCGGCGATCCGGTCGCCGTCGTGGGCATGGCCTGCCGGCTGCCCGGCGGCGTACACGGCCCCGAGGACCTGTGGGCCCTGGTGGCGGACGGCCGGGACGCGATCGGGGGCTTCCCCGATGACCGCGGCTGGGACCTGGACCGGCTCTTCGACGAGGACCCCGAGCGCCCCGGCACCTCCTATGCCCGCGAGGGGGGATTCCTGGCCGGCGCGGGCGCGTTCGACGCGGGGTTCTTCGGGTTCTCCGACCGGGAGGCGCTGGCCGCCGACCCGCAGCAGCGGCTGTTGCTGGAGACCGCCTGGGAGGCCCTGGAGCAGGCCGGAATCGACCCGGCCGCGCTGCGCGGCTCGCACACGGGCGTCTTCGCGGGCGCCATGTACCACGACTACGCTCCGGCGGCCTCCGGCGGCGAAGGGCCCGATCTGGAAGGGCTGCTCGCCCTCGGCACCGCCGGAAGCGCCCTGGCGGGCCGGATCTCGTACGCCCTCGGTCTCCAGGGCCCCGCGCTGACCGTGGACACGGCCTGCTCGTCCTCGCTGGCGGCGCTCCATCTGGCGGTCCGCTCCCTGCGGTCGGGCGAATCGTCCCTGGCCCTGGCGGGCGGTGTCACCGTGATGGCCACCCCGGTCTCGTTCACGGAGTTCTCCCGGCTGCAGGGGCTGGCCCCCGACGGCCGCTGCAAGTCCTTCGCGGACACCGCCGACGGCGCGGCCTGGTCGGAAGGCGTCGGTCTGCTGGTGCTGGAACGGCTCTCCGACGCCCGGCGCCACGGCCGTCCGGTACTCGCCCTGGTCCGTGGCTCGGCGATGAACCAGGACGGCGCCTCCAACGGGATGACCGCCCCGCACGGGCCCGCGCAGCGGCGGGTGATCCGGCAGGCACTGGCCGACGCCGGACTCGACGCCGCCCAGGTGGACGCGGTGGAGGCGCACGGCACCGGAACGACGCTCGGCGACCCGATCGAAGCGCAGGCGCTGATCGGCACCTACGGCGCGGACCGCGATCCGGCCCGGCCCCTGTGGCTGGGCTCGGTGAAGTCGAATATCGGGCATGCGCAGGCCGCCGCGGGAGTGACCGGTGTGATCAAAACGGTGCTGGCGCTGCGGAACGAACTCCTGCCCAGGACCCTGCACGTGAAGACACCGACCTCGCATGTGGACTGGTCGGCGGGGACCGTACGGCTGCTTACCGAGGCCCGGCCGTGGCCCCGGGAGAGCGGGCGGGCCAGACGGGCGGGGGTGTCCTCGTTCGGGATCAGCGGAACCAACGCGCATGTGATCCTGGAGGAGGCCCCGCCGGAGTCCGCCGGCGTACGGCCGCCGGACGGGACCGGACCGGTGGCGTGGGTGCTGTCCGCGCGCAGCGCGCCCGCCCTGCGCGATCAGGCCCGGCGGCTGGCGGAGTACGTGGAATCCCGGCCCCGGCTGCCGGTCCGGGACATCGCCTACGCGCTGGCCGTGAGCCGGACCGTGCATCCCGAGCATCAGGCGTGTGCCGTCGGATCGGATTCGGGTGAACTCCTGGACGCGGTGCGGGCACTGGCCGAGCGCGAACCGTCGCCCGGTGCCCCGGTCGACGGTGATCCGGTGTACGTGTTCGCCGGGCAGGGCAGTCAGCGGTCGGGTATGGGCCGGGAGCTGGCCCGTACCCAACCGGTGTTCGCGGCGGCCCTGCGCGAGGTGTGCGACGTCCTCGACCCGCTGCTGGACCGGCCGCTGGCCGAGGTGATGTGGGCGGCCGACGGCCCGGACGCCGCGCTGCTGGACCGTACGGAGTACACACAGCCCGCGCTCTTCGCCCACGGGGTGGCCCTGTACCGGCTGTTCGAGTCCTGGGGTGTGCCGCCCGGCCGGCTGGTGGGGCATTCGGTGGGCGAGATCACCGCCGCGTACCTGGCTGGGGTGTTCTCCCTGGCGGACGCGGCCCGGCTGGTCGCCGCCCGGGGACGGCTGATGCAGCGGCTGCCGGCGGGCGGTGCCATGCTGGCCGTACGGCTCCCGGAGGCGGAAGTGGGGCGGTGGCTGGAGGGTCTGCGCGGTGGCCCGGTCGCGGTGGCCGCCGTCAACGGGCCGGTTTCCGTCGTGCTTTCGGGTGCCGCGCGGCCCCTTGAGGAACTGGCCGAGAAGCTGGTGGCCGCCGGTGTCCGGACCAAGCGGCTCGCGGTCGGCCACGCCTTCCACTCCCCGCTGATGGACCCGATGCTGGACGAGTTCCGTACGGTCGTCGCCGGGCTCTCCTTCGCCGCCCCCGCCGTGCCGGTCGTGTCCTGCCTGACCGGAGCGCCGCTGACGGCCGCCGAGGCGGGCGATCCGGACTTCTGGGTACGGCACGTCCGGGAGCCGGTCCGGTTCCACGACGCGATCGGCCGGCTGTCGGCCGACGGCGCCGGGGCGTTCCTGGAGCTGGGCCCCCGGCCCGTGCTGGCGCCGGTGCTGGAGGAGTGCCTGGCCCCGCGCCCGGCACCGGTGGCGGTGGTCGCCGCCGGCGGTGCCGCCGAGGAGCGGTCGGTGCCGGCGGCGGTCGCACGGCTGCATCTGTCCGGGCTGCCGGTGGCCTGGCGGTCGGTGCTGCCGGGCGCGGTGGCCGTCCCGCTGCCCACGTACCCCTTCCAGCACCGCGTGTACTGGGCGGCCGCCGGAACCTCCGTGGCGCCGCTCGCGCCGCCGCGCCCGGAGCTCGCGGACCGGCTGGGCACGCTCGGCGCGTCCGAACAGCACGCGGCGGTGACCCGGCTGGTGCTGGAGGAGACGGGGGCCGTACTCGGCGGCCGTACGCCGACCGCGGCCGAGACCGAGGTGTCCTTCTCCGATATGGGCATCACCTCGGTCGGCGCGGTGGAGCTGCGCAACCGGCTGCGGTCGGTCACCGGGGTACGGCTGCCGACCACCCTGGTGTTCGACCATCCGACCCCGGCGGCCGTGGTCCAGTTGGTCCGGCGGGAGCTGGCGGGCCCGCTCACCGGGCCCGCCGGCCGTACGGTGTCCTGCCTCGTGGCCGAGCTGGACGCGCTGCTGTCCGCGGGCTCGGAGCTCGACCCGGACACCGCCGCCCGGCTGGAGACCCTGGTCCACGGCCGAGGGCCGCTCTCCCCGGCCGGCCGTTCGACGGCCACGCCCTTCGATCCCGGCACCGCGTCCGACGACGACCTGTTCCGGCACTTGGACGGCGCCGACCGCTGA